One region of Paraburkholderia acidiphila genomic DNA includes:
- a CDS encoding alpha-2-macroglobulin family protein yields the protein MQRITRKTGGWWTLALALVLGLCMVWAWRAYAARAVSVSPQGTVAQVRQVLVKFDEAMVAFGAPDAKDPARLQCSNSAAGAGQGRWIDGKTWAYDFAADLPPDVQCSVTLADGLKSQAGNAVTGTRRFTFSTGGPFPVSVRPYGGEIEENQVFVLKLNGPATPASVREHVWCESGGLGNRVPVQPVDASTRAALLKHFRLDKESASVLTLACQQTLPSSAKMQLVYGKGVLGPNGTPNDVERRFDFTVRAPFTASMSCERENAKAPCTPLRPLRIDLSAPITRADAQKFRLQGPKGEVAPTFQADGKDNEVSSISFAAPLPDHATLTIAAPAGLEDVSGRALANADLFPLHTATAPMPPLAKFPSSTFGIIERYAEPDTPPLVPVTLRNVEADLHVQGLNAGETKFSKLAVQSDADMRRWMRLVDQFDNFGMSETSIDKLMPGLLARAKSPVVIPRPTGEESDDAKERIIDVRSLSLLEGQPGVQTLTLPKADPKALRPFEVVGIPVPKPGFYVIELASPSLGASLLGKPAPMYVRTAVLVTNLGVHFKQGRENSVVWVTSLDKGEPVAGADVHVSDCNGETLATGKTDSHGLLTIDGPLSNRRDCGENSFSGLFVSARIDDPKTGSDMAFVQSDWNRGIESWRFNVPTDTSVAPTVRAHTVFDRTLLRTGETVSMKHFIRAQTMHGFAFPQQYPTRVTIRHAGSGQTWHLPLKWAADHTADSTFALPPEAKLGEYDVSLDDGDANASTAGEGSDEADNGADAIHMSYDSGSFRVEAFRLPVLKGTIAVQNEKTSPLVAATQASVAVQIDYVSGGAASNLPVQVSALVKDTTPSFASTYGDFSFTPYVSANQADNTSEDEASSPQEDNEVAKLVADKEPLTLDRNGAGTLVLKNLPSVDAPRRLALEATFADPNGEVQTISGAATLWPAAVVAGIKSGHWVSVGRTVPVTAIALDLQGKPHAGVKLEVRGVAKITTTSRKRMVGGFYAYDNHTETRDLGTLCSGTSDDHGLLTCDAKLKEAGNIQLVATARDGDGHASTATTSVWVTREDELWFGSENTDRIDVLPEKTSYEPGETARFQVRMPFRFATALVAVEREGIIETHVVQLDGRDPTVELKVSDRWGPNVYVSVLALRGRIHEVPWYSFFTWGWKAPLEWARAFWYEGRQYEAPTPLVDLSKPAFRYGLAQIRVGDAAHRLAVNVTPDTKRYAVRATSHVQLRVQLPDGKPVPAGTQIAVAAVDEALLELMPNRSWDLLDAMLQQRAYGVETATAQMEIVGRRHFGRKAVPAGGGGGHGATRELFDTLLYWNPRVTLDANGTAQVAVPLNDSITRFRIVAIAASGVARFGTASATIESTQDLQLISGLPPQVREGDTFLAQFTVRNTTPRAMKVLVTPNVPPLALAAQSVDLAPNASREIAWTVAVPDDLAEAERPALVWNVSAAEQGGAHAADAVKLAQQVSAAIPVTVQQATLAQVDGTLSIPVAPPANASATRAGVVRGGIAVSLQPKLADGLPGVRRWFARYPYSCLEQQTSIAIGLRDPARWQAELARMPVYLDRDGLANYFPPADDSASHGSTALTAYLLTVSDEASKLDPRFALPDALRSKMVEGLTRFVEGRIERNSWAPRRDLDLRKLAAIDALSRYGAANVRQFGSIEIAPNQWPTSAVIDYAESLARMRDVPDRAEKLAQLDQILRSRLTWQGTQLTFSTAAEDDLWWLMTGAEVNAARLALAFVDNPAWKEEMPRLVAGLLALQRNGAWSTTTANAYGSLAVERFSRVFEHDPVTGATKIQLGDTSRVVGWSAAAQAASSASGATAATRNAPARSTLLAWPKQNATLTLTQEGSGKPWATVESLAAGALRAPFAAGYRITKTVTPVSAAVKGVYTRGDIVRVRLDIDAQTDMTWVVVNDPVPAGATILGSGLGRDSAVATQGEKQDENGPWPAFIERGFDGYRAYYEFLPKGKVSVEYTVRLNNVGTFGLPPTRVEALYAPATFGVAPNAPVVVKAAQ from the coding sequence ATGCAACGAATAACACGAAAAACTGGCGGGTGGTGGACGTTGGCGCTGGCCCTGGTGCTGGGCTTATGCATGGTCTGGGCCTGGCGCGCCTACGCCGCGCGTGCCGTAAGCGTGTCGCCCCAGGGGACCGTGGCGCAGGTGCGCCAGGTGCTGGTGAAGTTCGACGAGGCCATGGTGGCATTCGGCGCGCCCGACGCGAAGGACCCCGCGCGCCTGCAATGCAGCAATTCGGCCGCCGGTGCGGGCCAGGGCCGCTGGATCGACGGCAAGACATGGGCCTACGATTTCGCCGCCGATCTGCCGCCCGACGTGCAATGCAGCGTCACGCTCGCCGACGGCCTCAAATCGCAGGCAGGCAACGCAGTGACGGGCACGCGCCGGTTCACGTTCTCGACGGGCGGTCCGTTTCCTGTGAGCGTGCGTCCCTATGGCGGTGAAATAGAGGAAAACCAGGTATTCGTGCTGAAGCTCAATGGCCCGGCCACGCCGGCTTCGGTGCGCGAACACGTCTGGTGTGAGTCGGGTGGGCTTGGCAACCGCGTTCCGGTGCAGCCTGTCGATGCGTCCACGCGCGCGGCGCTCCTCAAACATTTCCGGCTCGATAAAGAAAGTGCGAGCGTGCTCACGCTCGCGTGCCAGCAAACGCTGCCTTCCAGCGCGAAGATGCAGCTTGTGTACGGCAAGGGCGTGCTGGGACCGAACGGTACGCCCAACGACGTCGAGCGCCGCTTCGATTTCACGGTGCGCGCGCCCTTTACCGCGAGCATGAGTTGCGAGCGTGAGAATGCGAAGGCGCCATGCACGCCGCTGCGGCCGTTGCGTATCGATCTGAGCGCGCCCATTACGCGTGCCGACGCGCAGAAGTTCCGCCTGCAAGGGCCGAAGGGCGAAGTCGCGCCAACCTTCCAGGCAGACGGAAAGGACAACGAAGTGAGTTCGATCTCATTCGCCGCGCCCTTGCCGGATCATGCGACGCTCACGATTGCCGCGCCAGCAGGCCTCGAGGACGTCAGCGGGCGAGCGCTCGCGAACGCCGATCTGTTCCCGCTGCATACGGCGACTGCGCCGATGCCGCCGCTCGCGAAATTTCCGTCCTCGACCTTCGGCATCATCGAGCGCTATGCGGAGCCGGACACGCCGCCGCTCGTGCCGGTCACACTGCGCAATGTCGAGGCCGACCTGCACGTGCAGGGGCTGAACGCAGGCGAGACGAAGTTCTCGAAACTCGCGGTGCAGTCCGATGCCGATATGCGCCGCTGGATGCGCCTCGTCGATCAATTCGACAACTTCGGCATGAGCGAAACGTCGATCGACAAGCTGATGCCCGGGCTGCTCGCGCGTGCGAAGTCGCCTGTGGTCATTCCGCGCCCGACGGGTGAGGAGAGCGACGACGCGAAGGAACGCATCATCGACGTGCGTTCGCTTTCGCTGCTCGAGGGGCAACCGGGCGTGCAGACGCTCACGCTGCCCAAGGCCGATCCCAAGGCGCTGCGGCCGTTCGAAGTGGTGGGTATTCCGGTGCCGAAGCCGGGCTTCTACGTGATCGAGCTTGCTTCGCCATCGCTTGGTGCGTCCTTGCTCGGCAAGCCCGCGCCCATGTATGTGCGCACGGCCGTGCTCGTCACCAATCTTGGCGTGCATTTCAAGCAGGGCCGCGAGAACAGCGTGGTGTGGGTCACATCGCTCGACAAGGGCGAGCCGGTGGCGGGCGCGGACGTGCACGTATCGGATTGCAACGGCGAAACACTTGCGACGGGAAAGACGGATTCGCACGGACTGCTGACGATAGATGGCCCGCTTTCGAACCGCCGCGACTGCGGCGAAAACAGCTTTAGCGGGCTGTTCGTCTCGGCGCGCATCGACGACCCGAAGACGGGCTCCGACATGGCGTTCGTACAGTCGGACTGGAATCGCGGCATCGAGTCGTGGCGCTTCAACGTGCCGACCGATACGAGCGTGGCGCCCACGGTGCGTGCGCATACCGTGTTCGACCGCACGCTGCTGCGCACGGGCGAGACGGTGTCGATGAAACACTTCATCCGCGCGCAGACGATGCATGGCTTCGCGTTTCCGCAGCAATACCCCACGCGCGTGACGATACGTCATGCGGGCAGCGGGCAGACGTGGCACCTGCCGCTCAAGTGGGCCGCCGACCATACGGCCGATTCGACCTTTGCATTGCCGCCCGAAGCGAAGCTCGGCGAATACGACGTCTCGCTCGACGACGGCGATGCGAACGCAAGCACGGCGGGAGAAGGCAGCGACGAAGCGGACAACGGCGCGGACGCAATACACATGAGCTACGACAGCGGCAGCTTCCGTGTGGAAGCCTTCCGCCTGCCGGTGCTCAAGGGCACGATAGCCGTACAGAACGAGAAAACATCGCCGCTCGTCGCGGCGACGCAAGCGAGCGTCGCGGTGCAGATCGACTATGTGTCGGGCGGCGCGGCGTCGAATCTTCCCGTGCAGGTCTCGGCGCTCGTCAAGGACACGACGCCGTCATTCGCCAGCACGTACGGCGATTTCAGTTTCACGCCATACGTGAGCGCGAACCAGGCCGACAACACATCCGAAGACGAGGCCAGCAGCCCGCAGGAAGACAACGAGGTCGCGAAGCTCGTGGCCGACAAGGAGCCGCTCACGCTCGACCGCAACGGCGCGGGCACGCTCGTGCTGAAAAACCTGCCGAGCGTGGATGCACCGAGGCGCCTTGCGCTCGAAGCGACTTTCGCCGACCCGAACGGCGAGGTGCAGACCATCAGCGGCGCGGCCACGCTCTGGCCGGCGGCCGTAGTGGCGGGCATCAAGTCGGGGCATTGGGTGTCCGTGGGCAGGACGGTGCCGGTCACCGCGATCGCGCTCGACCTGCAAGGCAAGCCGCACGCGGGCGTGAAGCTCGAAGTGCGCGGCGTCGCGAAGATCACGACCACGTCGCGCAAGCGCATGGTGGGCGGCTTCTACGCCTATGACAACCACACGGAAACGCGCGATCTTGGCACGCTGTGCAGCGGTACGAGCGACGATCACGGCTTGCTCACGTGCGACGCGAAGCTCAAGGAGGCGGGCAATATCCAGCTCGTGGCCACGGCGCGCGACGGCGACGGCCACGCCTCCACGGCAACGACTTCGGTCTGGGTCACGCGCGAGGACGAACTGTGGTTCGGCAGCGAGAACACGGATCGTATCGACGTGTTGCCCGAAAAGACGAGCTACGAACCCGGCGAGACCGCGCGCTTCCAGGTGCGCATGCCGTTTCGCTTCGCGACGGCGCTCGTGGCGGTGGAGCGCGAGGGCATCATCGAAACGCACGTGGTGCAGCTCGACGGGCGCGATCCGACCGTCGAGTTGAAGGTGAGCGACAGGTGGGGGCCGAACGTCTACGTTTCGGTGCTCGCGCTGCGTGGGCGGATTCACGAAGTGCCGTGGTATTCGTTCTTCACCTGGGGCTGGAAAGCGCCGCTCGAATGGGCACGCGCGTTCTGGTACGAAGGCCGCCAGTACGAGGCGCCGACTCCGCTCGTCGATCTGTCCAAGCCCGCGTTCCGCTACGGCCTGGCGCAAATCCGCGTGGGCGACGCGGCGCACCGCCTGGCGGTGAACGTGACGCCCGATACGAAACGCTATGCAGTGCGCGCAACGTCGCATGTTCAGTTGCGCGTGCAACTACCAGATGGCAAGCCGGTGCCGGCGGGTACTCAGATTGCCGTGGCCGCCGTGGATGAAGCGCTGCTCGAATTGATGCCCAACCGCAGCTGGGATCTGCTCGACGCCATGCTGCAGCAACGCGCCTACGGCGTGGAAACGGCCACGGCACAGATGGAGATCGTCGGGCGCCGTCACTTCGGGCGCAAGGCGGTGCCGGCGGGCGGCGGCGGCGGCCATGGCGCGACGCGCGAACTCTTCGACACGCTGCTCTACTGGAACCCGCGCGTCACCCTCGACGCGAACGGTACGGCGCAAGTGGCTGTGCCGCTGAACGACTCGATCACGCGCTTTCGCATCGTTGCGATCGCGGCGAGCGGGGTGGCGCGCTTCGGCACAGCCAGCGCGACCATAGAGAGCACACAGGACCTGCAGCTGATCTCGGGCTTGCCGCCGCAAGTGCGCGAGGGCGACACCTTCCTCGCGCAATTCACGGTGCGCAATACGACCCCGCGCGCGATGAAGGTGCTGGTCACGCCGAACGTGCCGCCGCTCGCGCTTGCTGCACAGTCCGTGGATCTCGCGCCCAATGCCTCGCGTGAGATCGCGTGGACGGTTGCCGTTCCCGACGATCTCGCCGAAGCGGAGCGGCCCGCGCTGGTCTGGAACGTGAGCGCGGCGGAGCAGGGCGGCGCGCACGCGGCGGACGCGGTGAAGCTCGCGCAGCAGGTGAGCGCGGCGATACCTGTCACAGTGCAGCAGGCCACGCTCGCGCAAGTGGACGGCACACTCTCGATTCCGGTTGCGCCGCCGGCCAATGCGAGCGCGACGCGTGCGGGTGTGGTGCGAGGCGGCATCGCGGTGTCGCTGCAGCCGAAGCTCGCAGATGGTTTGCCCGGCGTGCGCCGCTGGTTTGCGCGCTACCCGTATTCGTGCCTCGAGCAGCAAACGTCGATTGCGATCGGCCTGCGGGACCCGGCGCGCTGGCAGGCGGAACTTGCGCGCATGCCCGTGTATCTCGACCGCGACGGCCTCGCGAACTATTTCCCGCCCGCCGACGACAGCGCGAGCCACGGCAGCACCGCGCTCACCGCGTATCTGCTCACGGTGAGCGACGAGGCGTCGAAGCTCGACCCGCGCTTCGCGCTTCCCGATGCCTTGCGCAGCAAGATGGTGGAGGGCCTCACGCGCTTCGTGGAAGGCCGCATCGAGCGCAATTCATGGGCGCCGCGCCGCGACCTCGATCTGCGCAAGCTCGCGGCCATCGATGCGCTGTCGCGCTACGGCGCGGCGAATGTGCGCCAGTTCGGCTCGATCGAGATCGCGCCGAACCAGTGGCCCACATCGGCGGTGATCGACTACGCGGAAAGTCTCGCGCGCATGCGCGATGTGCCGGATCGCGCGGAGAAACTGGCGCAGCTCGACCAGATCTTGCGCTCGCGTCTCACGTGGCAGGGCACGCAGCTGACCTTCTCCACCGCCGCCGAAGACGATCTTTGGTGGCTCATGACGGGCGCGGAGGTCAACGCGGCGCGCCTCGCGCTGGCGTTCGTCGATAACCCGGCATGGAAGGAAGAAATGCCGCGTCTCGTGGCGGGCCTGCTCGCGTTGCAACGCAACGGCGCATGGAGCACGACGACGGCGAACGCGTACGGCTCACTTGCGGTCGAGCGCTTCTCGCGCGTGTTCGAGCATGATCCGGTGACGGGCGCGACGAAGATCCAGCTCGGCGATACGTCTCGCGTCGTCGGCTGGAGTGCGGCGGCGCAAGCGGCATCGAGCGCGAGCGGCGCCACGGCGGCGACGCGCAACGCGCCCGCGCGCAGCACTCTACTCGCATGGCCAAAGCAGAACGCGACCCTCACGCTGACGCAGGAGGGAAGCGGCAAGCCGTGGGCCACGGTGGAAAGCCTTGCAGCGGGCGCGTTGCGCGCGCCGTTCGCGGCGGGCTATCGCATCACGAAAACCGTGACACCGGTGAGCGCAGCGGTGAAGGGCGTGTACACGCGCGGCGACATCGTGCGCGTACGCCTCGACATCGATGCGCAAACCGACATGACGTGGGTTGTCGTGAACGACCCGGTCCCCGCGGGCGCGACGATCCTCGGCTCAGGTCTCGGGCGCGATTCGGCCGTGGCGACGCAGGGCGAGAAGCAGGACGAGAACGGTCCATGGCCGGCATTCATCGAGCGCGGCTTCGACGGTTATCGCGCCTATTACGAGTTTCTGCCGAAGGGTAAGGTCTCGGTGGAGTACACAGTGCGGCTCAACAACGTCGGCACGTTCGGTTTGCCGCCCACGCGCGTCGAGGCGCTTTATGCGCCCGCGACGTTCGGCGTCGCACCGAATGCGCCGGTGGTCGTGAAGGCAGCGCAATGA
- a CDS encoding SDR family NAD(P)-dependent oxidoreductase, with protein MSAKPAVLITGASTGIGAVYADRFAKRGHDLVLVARDRARMEALAARLRERDGVNVDIIRADLGSHADLALLEARLADDSRIGVLINNAGASLPGTFVEQGPDAVAGLIGLNVTAVARLAAAVAPRFAREGQGAIVNVGSVIGLAPEFRSSVYGATKAFVLYFSQSLNLELGAKGVYVQAVVPGATRTEIWERSGKDVNALPAVMEVDDLVDAALVGYDRRETVTIPPLPDAQQWDDYEAARSAMFGNFGQSKPAARYREAM; from the coding sequence ATGTCTGCTAAACCTGCTGTCCTGATCACTGGCGCATCCACGGGCATCGGCGCCGTGTACGCCGACCGTTTCGCCAAGCGCGGTCACGACCTCGTGCTGGTGGCGCGCGATCGCGCCCGCATGGAGGCCCTCGCGGCGCGCCTGCGCGAGCGCGACGGCGTGAACGTGGATATCATTCGCGCCGATCTGGGCTCGCACGCCGATCTTGCGCTGCTGGAGGCACGCCTTGCCGACGACTCGCGCATCGGCGTGCTGATCAATAACGCCGGTGCGAGCCTGCCGGGCACCTTCGTCGAGCAGGGCCCGGATGCAGTGGCCGGCCTCATCGGTCTGAACGTCACGGCGGTTGCGCGGCTCGCCGCCGCGGTCGCGCCGCGTTTTGCGCGCGAAGGGCAAGGGGCGATCGTGAATGTCGGTTCGGTGATTGGCCTCGCGCCCGAGTTTCGCTCGAGTGTGTACGGCGCGACGAAGGCATTCGTACTGTATTTTTCGCAGTCGTTGAATCTGGAGCTTGGCGCGAAAGGCGTGTACGTTCAGGCCGTCGTGCCTGGCGCCACCCGCACCGAGATCTGGGAGCGCTCCGGCAAGGACGTGAACGCATTGCCGGCCGTGATGGAAGTGGACGATCTCGTCGACGCGGCGCTCGTGGGCTATGACCGTCGCGAGACGGTGACGATTCCGCCGCTGCCCGACGCGCAGCAGTGGGACGACTACGAAGCTGCCCGGTCCGCGATGTTCGGAAACTTTGGTCAGTCGAAGCCGGCGGCGCGCTATCGCGAAGCCATGTAG
- a CDS encoding TetR/AcrR family transcriptional regulator: MRVSREQVEFNRQQILEAASRLFREHGYDAVTVAEVMSAAGLTHGGFYGYFKSKDELIAQTLAHVFAQGEGGDTDLVRYASRYLSAQHRDNVAGGCPTAALAAETARQTPEARAVMAAGLERQIERLSGGVNGAGAAAARQAAIGGWAAMVGAVVLARLCDDPALSDEILASTRAWIGEREVPKE, from the coding sequence ATGAGGGTCAGTCGCGAACAGGTGGAGTTCAACCGCCAGCAGATCCTGGAAGCCGCCAGCCGGCTCTTTCGCGAGCACGGCTACGATGCGGTGACCGTCGCGGAAGTGATGAGCGCCGCCGGGCTCACGCACGGCGGGTTCTACGGCTATTTCAAGTCGAAAGACGAATTGATCGCGCAAACGCTCGCGCACGTCTTTGCGCAGGGCGAAGGCGGCGATACCGATCTGGTGCGCTATGCGTCGCGCTATCTCTCTGCCCAGCATCGCGACAACGTAGCGGGCGGCTGCCCTACCGCGGCGCTCGCGGCCGAAACGGCGCGGCAAACGCCAGAGGCGCGCGCCGTCATGGCAGCGGGGCTCGAACGTCAAATCGAGCGCTTGAGCGGGGGCGTGAATGGCGCGGGCGCCGCAGCGGCGCGCCAGGCGGCGATAGGCGGCTGGGCCGCGATGGTGGGTGCGGTGGTGCTTGCGCGGCTGTGCGACGATCCCGCGCTATCGGATGAAATTCTCGCATCCACGCGTGCGTGGATTGGCGAGCGTGAAGTGCCGAAAGAGTGA
- a CDS encoding DUF4148 domain-containing protein, with the protein MRTLIKAVAIAAVLAVPAISFAQSQGSNGPVTRAQVRNELVQLEAAGYRPSVNDLNYPNDLQRAQARVNAQNGGAVAQATGYGPATSGSSESGSRTDGAVSSYSPPVYNAH; encoded by the coding sequence ATGAGAACGCTAATCAAGGCCGTTGCGATTGCTGCCGTGCTTGCAGTGCCGGCCATTTCATTCGCGCAGTCGCAAGGCAGCAATGGTCCTGTGACGCGCGCGCAGGTGCGCAATGAACTGGTGCAGCTCGAAGCGGCGGGTTATCGTCCTTCGGTGAACGATCTGAATTACCCGAACGATCTGCAACGTGCCCAGGCGCGTGTGAATGCGCAAAACGGCGGTGCCGTTGCGCAGGCAACGGGCTACGGCCCGGCCACGAGCGGTTCTTCGGAAAGCGGCTCGCGTACCGATGGCGCGGTGAGCAGCTATTCGCCGCCGGTGTATAACGCACACTAA
- a CDS encoding selenium-binding protein SBP56-related protein translates to MATWQPDPTFYPSARLAGDAPPETLAYVASFDPTRSVPDSLDVIDLDPRSPEFGRIVHRLAMPNVGDELHHFGWNACSSCLCPNAPHAHSERRYLIVPGLRSSRIHIVDTKPDARRPHITRVHEPESVAQRAGYTRPHTVHCGPDGIYVTSLANAQGEAPGGIFLMDHESFDILGQWEIDRGPQQLAYDGWWHLGYDTLVTSEWGLPADFENGLVPEVLLGGQYGHRLHFWDLHTRQHKQVLDFGAENQLVFELRPAHNPTRPYGFVNSVISLKDLSASIWQWYLDGDQWAARKIIEIPAEPADPEHLPPVLKGFAAVPPLVTDIALSLDDRFLYVACWGTGDLRQYDVSDPEHARLTGCVRIGGIAARAAHPSAPGRELNGGPQMVEVSRDGRRVYFSNSLYGAIDPQFYPEGIDGWMVKLDAAPDGGLAFDERFFVEWPKSHRPHQIRLEGGDCSSDSYCYP, encoded by the coding sequence ATGGCGACGTGGCAACCGGACCCGACCTTCTACCCGTCTGCGCGCCTGGCAGGCGACGCGCCGCCGGAAACACTGGCTTACGTCGCCAGTTTCGACCCTACACGCAGCGTGCCCGATTCACTCGACGTCATCGATCTGGACCCGCGCTCGCCGGAGTTCGGGCGCATCGTGCATCGGCTGGCGATGCCCAACGTCGGCGACGAACTCCATCACTTCGGCTGGAATGCCTGCAGTTCGTGCCTGTGCCCCAACGCCCCCCACGCGCATAGCGAGCGCCGCTATCTCATCGTGCCCGGGCTGCGCTCCTCGCGCATTCATATTGTCGACACGAAGCCCGACGCGCGCCGCCCCCATATCACGCGCGTGCACGAACCCGAGAGCGTCGCGCAGCGCGCGGGCTACACGCGCCCCCACACCGTGCATTGCGGGCCCGATGGCATTTACGTGACGTCGCTTGCGAATGCGCAGGGCGAGGCCCCCGGCGGTATCTTTTTGATGGACCACGAAAGCTTCGACATTCTCGGCCAGTGGGAAATCGACCGCGGCCCGCAACAGCTCGCTTACGACGGCTGGTGGCACCTCGGCTATGACACGCTCGTGACAAGCGAATGGGGCCTGCCCGCTGACTTCGAGAACGGCCTCGTGCCCGAAGTGCTGCTCGGCGGCCAGTACGGCCATCGCCTGCACTTCTGGGATCTGCACACGCGGCAGCACAAACAGGTGCTCGACTTCGGCGCGGAAAACCAGCTCGTGTTCGAGCTGCGCCCGGCGCACAACCCCACGCGGCCTTATGGCTTCGTAAATTCGGTGATCAGCCTGAAGGACCTCTCGGCGTCGATCTGGCAGTGGTACCTCGACGGCGATCAGTGGGCCGCACGCAAGATCATCGAAATCCCGGCCGAGCCGGCCGATCCCGAGCATCTGCCGCCCGTGCTCAAGGGCTTCGCGGCCGTGCCGCCGCTCGTCACCGATATCGCGCTCTCGCTCGACGACCGCTTCCTCTACGTGGCGTGCTGGGGAACGGGCGATTTGCGGCAGTACGATGTGTCAGACCCCGAGCATGCGCGTCTGACGGGTTGCGTGCGCATCGGCGGCATCGCGGCGCGCGCGGCGCATCCGTCTGCGCCGGGGCGCGAGCTGAACGGCGGCCCGCAAATGGTGGAAGTGAGCCGCGACGGCCGGCGCGTGTATTTCAGCAACTCGCTGTATGGTGCGATCGACCCGCAGTTCTATCCCGAAGGCATCGACGGCTGGATGGTGAAACTCGACGCCGCGCCCGACGGCGGCCTCGCGTTCGACGAGCGCTTCTTCGTCGAATGGCCGAAGTCGCACCGGCCGCACCAGATCCGGCTTGAAGGCGGCGATTGCTCATCTGATTCGTACTGCTACCCATAA
- a CDS encoding DUF3597 domain-containing protein: protein MSIFGDIVNKLFHKAKPDAAPPAAEPTPDPAAAQAAAPEAAPAPAPLADVDVAAVMDQLVAESGQTLNWRTSIVDTMKALGVDSSLEHRKQLAQELKYTGDTNDSASMNVWLHGQVMAALAANGGKLPADLGG from the coding sequence ATGAGTATCTTTGGTGACATCGTCAACAAGCTGTTTCACAAAGCCAAGCCCGACGCGGCCCCGCCCGCTGCCGAGCCGACTCCGGATCCGGCTGCGGCTCAGGCTGCCGCACCCGAAGCAGCACCGGCGCCCGCACCGCTGGCCGATGTCGACGTGGCGGCAGTGATGGATCAACTCGTTGCGGAAAGCGGGCAGACGCTCAATTGGCGTACGTCCATCGTGGACACCATGAAGGCGTTGGGTGTGGACAGCAGCCTCGAGCATCGCAAGCAACTGGCGCAGGAACTCAAGTACACCGGCGACACGAACGACTCGGCCAGCATGAACGTATGGCTGCACGGGCAAGTAATGGCGGCGCTGGCCGCGAATGGCGGCAAGCTGCCGGCAGATCTGGGCGGCTAA
- a CDS encoding nuclear transport factor 2 family protein, with protein MNDTNAAADSPEFPVQQQLDAYNARDIDAFMKWWADDCEYYEFPSRLLARGTAQVRERHVARFREPDLFGELVHRASIGNTVIDQERVTRTFAEGVGEVDVFAIYEVVDGKIAKAWFRMGAPRLAGRGSEPMR; from the coding sequence GTGAACGACACGAACGCCGCTGCGGACTCGCCTGAATTCCCTGTACAGCAACAACTCGATGCCTATAACGCGCGCGATATCGATGCGTTCATGAAATGGTGGGCCGACGATTGCGAGTATTACGAGTTTCCGTCCCGATTGCTCGCACGTGGTACGGCGCAGGTGCGGGAGCGCCATGTTGCGCGATTTCGCGAACCGGATCTGTTCGGCGAACTCGTGCACCGTGCGTCGATCGGCAATACCGTTATCGATCAGGAGCGCGTGACGCGCACGTTTGCCGAGGGGGTGGGCGAGGTCGACGTATTCGCGATCTACGAGGTCGTTGACGGCAAGATCGCGAAAGCCTGGTTCAGGATGGGGGCGCCGCGTCTGGCCGGCAGGGGTTCTGAGCCAATGCGCTGA
- a CDS encoding oxidoreductase, whose translation MSVDSPNASPVWFVTGCSTGFGRELARAVLARGWRCVASARNKASLDDLAPEAGDRLLPVSLDVTDAAQIDAAVAAAHKQFGAIDVLVNNAGYGYQSSIEEGEEREIRAQFDANAFGLFALTRAVLPGMRARRKGHVINITSVAGLAGFPGSGYYAASKHAVEGFSDSLLAEVGPLGIKVTCVEPGPFRTDWAGRSLVQTPSHIEDYAETAGARMKRTAEGSGHQPGDPVRAAQAMIHIAQADNPPRHLVLGAFGVDAVANRLRAALADIETWRELSLGTDFPAGSGQA comes from the coding sequence ATGTCCGTTGATTCCCCGAATGCGTCGCCAGTCTGGTTCGTGACCGGCTGTTCGACCGGCTTTGGCCGCGAGCTTGCCCGTGCCGTGCTCGCGCGCGGCTGGCGCTGCGTGGCGAGCGCGCGCAACAAGGCGTCGCTCGACGATCTCGCGCCCGAGGCCGGCGACCGCCTGCTGCCCGTCTCGCTCGACGTGACCGACGCCGCACAGATCGACGCCGCCGTCGCGGCCGCGCACAAGCAGTTCGGCGCGATCGACGTGCTCGTCAACAACGCGGGTTACGGCTATCAGAGTTCGATCGAAGAGGGCGAGGAGCGCGAGATACGCGCGCAGTTCGACGCCAACGCATTTGGCCTTTTCGCGCTCACGCGCGCGGTGCTGCCTGGAATGCGCGCGCGCCGCAAGGGGCACGTCATCAACATTACGTCGGTGGCGGGGCTCGCGGGCTTTCCGGGTTCTGGCTACTATGCGGCCTCAAAACACGCAGTAGAAGGGTTCTCCGATTCGCTGCTGGCGGAAGTCGGTCCGCTCGGCATCAAGGTGACCTGTGTGGAGCCGGGGCCGTTTCGCACGGACTGGGCAGGCCGCTCGCTCGTGCAGACGCCGAGCCATATCGAAGACTATGCCGAAACGGCGGGCGCGCGCATGAAGCGCACGGCGGAGGGCAGTGGACATCAACCGGGCGATCCGGTGCGCGCGGCGCAGGCGATGATCCACATCGCGCAAGCTGATAATCCGCCACGGCACCTCGTGCTTGGGGCGTTTGGCGTGGATGCGGTGGCGAATCGTTTGCGCGCGGCGCTCGCCGATATCGAAACGTGGCGCGAGTTGAGTCTTGGAACGGATTTTCCGGCGGGGAGTGGTCAAGCGTGA